The following is a genomic window from Armatimonadota bacterium.
GCGAAGTGCCCGACAGACCCGGTCGCTGAGGTTCGCGGAGTTGGGGAGGATCACCAGGTCATACTGCTTCAGGTCAGCCCCGTCGCCGATGCGTTCGGCCGCGACTATATCATAGGGCAGATGCTCCTCGATCAGAAGACGCGCCCAACCGCTGAACTCCTCCAGCCACTGTTGATCGCCCGCGCCGAAGTACTTGCGCGTAGCCCAGGAGAAGACGAGGGCGATCTTGGCCGCCGAGACTGCGTTGTCGTCGAGGTCCGCATCGCGCATGTAGAAGTCGAAACCGTGCCTCACGTTCGCGAGCATCTTCGGTGAGGTCGTGGTGTCGGGACGGGTGCCCACGCCGCAGGGACCGAACGCCTTGCAGCCATTGGCCTTGCAGGCTGCGGCGAAGACCTCCCACAGCACCTGCGAGATCGGCCAATGGGCATAGTGTATGGGATGCTGGGTCGGGATGATCCATGCCGGCTTGCCGACGGCATGCTGCCAGCGCACATTGATGCTGGTGGAGTTGAGGTCGCTGCACGGAGCAAGGAAGCGGTCGAAACACTCCGAGAGAAAGACATCCAGAGAGTCCAACCACGCTTCATCCTGTCCCCAGATGGCGGCCACGTAGAGCGGAGCGAAAGGATTATGTGCCGCCACGATCCCTCGTTCGCGGAGCACGGCGGACACGTTCGACAGCACCGCCGCGCTGCGCCCGCAGCGCCAATCGATAAACTCCACCCAGTGCTCGCGTATGACCTCGCGCGTGATGTCCGCGGTGCCGCAGATCCGCTCCAGCGTCGGGCGGCAGTAATCGCACACGCAGACGTCGCCGTTGCTGAACATGTCGAGGTGGAAGCCGTCCGGGTGATACCGGTCGACGATTTCACGCGCAATGCTCGCGACTTGCTCGGCGCGCGGCGAGTTGATGCAGGGCACTTGCCACGCGCCCCCGGGCAGGGCTTGCACCCGTCCGTTGGGGTGTGACGGATCGGCCCAGCTTGCTGACTGCTGCGGGGCGCGGACTGCGGCCTGGTGGCATCCCAGCGGCACCATGTTCCATTCCGGGTGCTTCGAATCGAGCCAGTTGATATAGAGGATAACCCGCTTGTCGTGCGCGCGGAGGCGGGTGACGAGGTCGCCGACATAGTCCCTGCCCCCCAAGTTGGGATGCTGCGGCAGGATCGCGCTCGGGTAGTAAGCGATGCCATACTGGTTGGCTGCATACACCGTAACGATATCCACGCCCACACCGACAAGCTCCGCTGCGATGCGGTCGGGATCGTATCTCGCGAACGCGGTCTCCTGTTCGTTGAGGGCATATTGATCGTACCAGTAGAGGCGACTACGTTGGTTGACCCAGTCCATGGTGAGGACTCCCGTGGATTCCTGCAGGCGGCCCGAACCGCCCTTACGAGTTCGCCGCCCGGCCGCTGCTGGTCGTGAGCCTGTCCGCGAGCGCCAGGGGTGTGGACATCCTCTCCCTAGACGTCCGAGCGCAACATCTCGTCGATCCTGGGGCTCATCGGTACCGCGCTCTGTTCGGTTATCTCGTAGCCCGTCTCGATTCGCACGCCATCAAACTCAGGGTGGCCGAAGAAACTGATGTCCACGCACACGGTCATGCCGGCCTCGAGCATATCGTTGCTGTTCGGCCCAAAGAACGGAGATTCGGCCTCATGCAGGCCGATGGTGTGGGCAAACGGGCACACCAGGTACTGCGAGAAGCCGTGCTTGGCGAAATAGGCCCGCGCTGGGGCATCAATCTCCTTGCCGCGTTTCCCCACCACAAGCTGTTCCTTCGTGAGACGAAACGCTTCTCTCAGGTGCCGGACGCATTCCTTCTGACTTGCGGTGTATGCTCCCGATACCGGCAGTACATCCCCCACCACGCCCGCGTATCCGGCCACCTTGGGCGCAATGCCGATCATCACCATCTCGCCGGCCTCGAGTTGCTTGGAACTGGCGGTGGGCACCACCGCGTTGGACCGTTTGCCGCTGCCAACGATGGCGCTG
Proteins encoded in this region:
- a CDS encoding beta-galactosidase trimerization domain-containing protein yields the protein MDWVNQRSRLYWYDQYALNEQETAFARYDPDRIAAELVGVGVDIVTVYAANQYGIAYYPSAILPQHPNLGGRDYVGDLVTRLRAHDKRVILYINWLDSKHPEWNMVPLGCHQAAVRAPQQSASWADPSHPNGRVQALPGGAWQVPCINSPRAEQVASIAREIVDRYHPDGFHLDMFSNGDVCVCDYCRPTLERICGTADITREVIREHWVEFIDWRCGRSAAVLSNVSAVLRERGIVAAHNPFAPLYVAAIWGQDEAWLDSLDVFLSECFDRFLAPCSDLNSTSINVRWQHAVGKPAWIIPTQHPIHYAHWPISQVLWEVFAAACKANGCKAFGPCGVGTRPDTTTSPKMLANVRHGFDFYMRDADLDDNAVSAAKIALVFSWATRKYFGAGDQQWLEEFSGWARLLIEEHLPYDIVAAERIGDGADLKQYDLVILPNSANLSDRVCRALRDYVRRGGRVLATAETSLWDGRGGRRTDFALADALGISWRGSVAGHFAVQRPDEAEPASGVFQQVASRGKTIAHRVDVDPAGSVAGTKDPLPVQVSDWPVVVVGSFGEGETCYVAFDIGRYFSMHGDEHIGAWMAELLDAILPARQVAVQAPRTVEVTVWRQTTPERTIIHLANRTVAWTLPTDARQITEIIPVHDIEVTIDKPYHNSVVTARGADVKARADGDKLVAHVAVVQAYAAIVIEASSPASGGEQ